In Oryza glaberrima chromosome 8, OglaRS2, whole genome shotgun sequence, the following are encoded in one genomic region:
- the LOC127783314 gene encoding vacuolar iron transporter homolog 3, translating to MAMQMNSVVHVSTSPSPSPATSPPPEGKQEHGEVAAVHVVGVGDDEAVMVVKDEEAFGGGGVDYSGRAQWLRAAVLGANDGLVSVASLMIGVGAVSESGRAMLVSGVAGLVAGACSMAIGEFVSVYAQYDIEVAAARRRRRQRRRRGDGDGEEEGSGRLPSPFKAASASALAFTVGALLPLLAGGFVRPWAPRVAAVCAATSAALAGFGALGAALGGASPARSAARVLLGGWAAMAACYGVLRLFANLY from the coding sequence ATGGCGATGCAGATGAACTCGGTAGTGCACGtgtccacctcgccgtcgccgtcgccggcgacgtctcCTCCTCCAGAAGGTAAGCAAGAacacggcgaggtggcggccgtccatgtcgtcggcgtcggcgacgacgaggcggtgATGGTGGTGAAGGATGAAGAGGcgtttggcggcggcggcgtggactaCTCCGGCCGCGCGCAGTGGCTCCGCGCGGCGGTGCTGGGCGCCAACGACGGGCTGGTGTCCGTGGCGTCGCTGATGATCGGCGTCGGCGCGGTGAGCGAGTCGGGCAGGGCGATGCTGGTCTCCGgcgtcgccggcctcgtcgccggcgcgtgCAGCATGGCCATCGGGGAGTTCGTGTCCGTGTACGCGCAGTACGACatcgaggtggcggcggcccggcgcaGGAGGAGGcaacgccgccgacgcggcgacggcgacggcgaggaggaggggagcggcCGGCTTCCGAGCCCGTTcaaggcggcgtcggcgtcggcgctggCGTTCACGGTGGGcgcgctgctgccgctgctggccGGCGGGTTCGTCCGCCCCTGGgccccgcgcgtcgccgccgtgtgcgccgccacctcggccgccctCGCCGGGTTCGGGGCGCTTggcgcggcgctcggcggcgcgagcccggcgaggtcggcggccaGGGTGCTTCTCGGCGGGTgggccgccatggccgcgtgCTACGGCGTGCTCAGGCTCTTCGCAAACTTGtactaa